From the genome of Mycetocola spongiae, one region includes:
- a CDS encoding Rv3235 family protein, with amino-acid sequence MATPPIPEPSGETICALCASLLEVLGGARPVEQLARWIAEPVFNRLRIRVTLAARGRQLRGTEIPVPAYRFGPVHRCSPAPGVVEAAVVVRDRVRARAIAIRFEGTQARWLATAIHVL; translated from the coding sequence GTGGCTACGCCCCCCATACCCGAGCCCTCGGGCGAGACGATCTGCGCGCTCTGCGCGAGCCTGCTGGAGGTGCTGGGCGGGGCGCGGCCCGTGGAACAGCTTGCGCGCTGGATCGCCGAACCGGTGTTTAACCGATTAAGGATTCGGGTCACGCTGGCCGCACGCGGTCGCCAATTACGTGGCACCGAGATCCCCGTGCCGGCATATCGATTTGGGCCCGTGCATCGCTGCTCCCCGGCCCCCGGAGTGGTTGAGGCCGCGGTGGTGGTGCGGGATCGGGTGCGGGCGCGGGCCATCGCAATTCGCTTCGAGGGGACGCAGGCGCGCTGGCTCGCCACCGCCATACACGTCCTATAA